In Capra hircus breed San Clemente chromosome 5, ASM170441v1, whole genome shotgun sequence, the DNA window GCATGGCAGGGACACAGGAAATGTTTGTGAATGGAGGAGATGCCGAGTCATTGCATGCTTGGCTTCTCTCCCTGGCCCAGTTTGTGCGGTTCCAGAGCAGCAGCATCCTCTCTCAGGAGGTGGCTCACGTTCTGCAAGGCGCAGCTTCGACCGACCTCTCTACCCTCCCTGGCTCCACACTCCAGGCTCTGCATGGCTTCTTCCTGCAGGTGAGTGGGGAGGAGATGCCATTTAGCCACTGGGAGGCCAAACCCTCTATACCATCTTCTCTTGGGGCAGGGTGGGAAGGGGGAGCTCTAAACACAACAGCCAATGGGAGGTCAGGAGTGCAGGGGGTGGAGGGCAGAGAGGGCCTGTGTGGAGTGGGCACTGAGAAAGCCTGTCTTTCTTACCCTCTTTTTTCTCCAGGTCCAGAGCATGGGCCTCCTGACTGACCACAGTGTGGCCCAGACCCTGCAGGCCTCCTTGGAGAGCCTCTCCCCCAGGGCCTCCCTGGCCCAGCCACCCCTACAGGACATGCTGTATCCTTTCTGTCATCTTGGAGCTTTGGCCTGTACATGGTCACCCAGGCCACGGGAGGCCATGGCATCATGCTTCCGAGCAGAGAGGTGCTCTGTCTACAGTCCTGTCCTCTTAAGGCGAGCAGGGGTCAGTGAGAATAATTAACAGTGGGAGCAGTGACAATGACTTGTTCTGTTTGTTAAGTTCCTACCAAGGACCAGTCATGTTACATGCACTGTATCGAATCCTCACAATAGCTAGGGGTGTTAATACAGTAGTAACTTagatcagagaggttaaatgacatGCCCAGATCCACACTGATAGCATCAGGATTTGACTCCAGATTTTACCATCTCCAAAGTCATATCACCAAACTCAGAGGAGTGACCCCTTCCCCAGGAGCTTTGGAAAAAGTTGCCCAAGCCCAGTTGGCACAGATGCTGCCCTGAGTGTAACATGGGGGAGGGTGCTGGGTGTCTGGCAGGTCCCTGAGAAAGCCAGGGGCTGTGGCAGTGGTCACCCACCCTCTGAGGGGTTGCTCCGGTGCTCCAGAGACACTTGGTCTGGAGTTGCgtgtgctggggtgggggtgggggtgcctcTTCACGGACTCTCCTTCCCCTTTCCATGGAACAGTTCCCTCCCTGATGTATAGTGATTACTGAGCTCAGGTATTCAGGTCCCAAATTTAGAGTCCATCCCATTATTCTCAGGAGCACCTCTGCTCTTGTCTATTTTTGCCCTTTTGGGCATGAGAAGCATGGTTCTCCCGTGGTTGGCCCCACCTCTTTGCTGTTCTCCTCTCATGGTTGTTGCCAGCTGCCTGGGAGGGGTGTCTGTATCCCTGTCCCACATCAGAGACTGACCCTCCGGCCGGATGCCTAGAAGCAGAGAGAACTGAGACCCGGAGAAGACAAAGTCAGGGCACAGTGGTTTGGGGGAAATGTATGACAACTGCAGCCGTTCATCTGGGGCCATATACTCCGTCACTGGAACAGAATCAGGAAATAAAGTGAAACACTCAGATGCCTGTGTGGGCTCTCCAAAAATATGTCACTTTACACTTACCTGGGCTCCCTCCAGCTGGTTCCTCAGCCAGGATGGGTGGCCTCCTCGGAGAGAGGGGGCGGACTTGCCCTTGTTAAACCGGCTGGTCGTCTCAGTTGAAGACATCAGTCAGGCTATCTCTGgggcaggagaggcagagagaggccaCATGTTTGGTGCTGCTGTGATGCAGGTGCTCTGGGATCAGTTTATCTGCTGCTTTACCTCAAGTCAAAGTGGAGAGAGGTACAATTTCCAGGCAAGGGAAGTGAGCAGGTCAGAACTTTCTAAGCCTTCCTAACTAAAGAAAGCTGTTCCAGCTCATCTCCTTCCTGGCTGAAGCAGGTCCCGTGTGTGCCTTTCACTCCTGGCTCTCCTTGGAGCGTGTATTTGTGCACCTATGTGTGCAGTTCTTCCAATGTCTGCTCTCCACAACTTCCCACTCTTGTTCTGCGCTCAGCTCACCCAGAGTGTCAGCTCCCTTACTGACTGTCCGCCAGGGCTCTCATGGAAACTCAGCCACTGTTCATTGGTGCCAAATAGTAATAGAAACTCGGAGACAgtgttttgggtgaagtagaaaagagtagCTTTTATTGTTTTGCCAGGCAAAAAGGGCCACActgggctaatgccctcaaaactgtgtgatTCACCCTGGAGGGGGGTAGTGAGGAATTTTACAGGCTTCAAGGGGCGGGGCATGATCCATGGACAGTTCTCAGATCGGTTGGCATCAAGATGAAGTTTCAAGTATCATCAGTTTTCTGGTTTCAGCTAGTCAATGGCCTGTGGTTCTTGTGGGCAGCAGTTTTCAtttggtggggtggggatggtggtCTGCTTCCTATAAAAACAATTTAGAAATGTGTGTCAGACCTTTATATCTTCCAGGGAACTGAGAGTTCGGTGATTCTGCTGTGTGGCAGAATTATAGTCTAAACTGTTACCAGttccagaaggcaatggcaccccactccaggcttcttgcctggaaaatcccatagacagaggagcctggtaggctgcagtccatggggtcgctaagagtcggtcacgactgagcgacttcactttcacttttcactttcatgcatcggagaaggaaatggcaacccactcgtgttcttgcctggagaatcccagggacgggggagcttggtaggctgctgtctatggggtcgcacagaatcggacacgactgaagtgacttagcagtccaACAGCTGTTTGTTTGTACATCTTCACCTTTCCCAATCGTTAACGCTAGAGTCAGCGTTTTACTTCAAAAGACATGGATACCGGGTTGTACACGGTTTCGGAGCTCTCCTCGGGTCTGTACTGATGCTGTACAAAATCATAGACCAGGGAAGAACCAACGAGCTTGGTTTAGAATTTTCGTGGATTGAAGCGGCGAGCAGGGGATGTCCCACCACTGCATTGCACATTACATAGAAAAAGGGGTTAGTCACGACCCACTAAACTGATTTTGACAAATGCAGTTTGAAAAACACTCAGCTGACATAACAGTTTCAGGGAGGGCGCTAGAAAGACCGTCCGGAAGGGATCACGGCGTCAGTCAGGCTGTTTTCTCCAAACCGATCTTAACACGCGACACGTGCGCCGGCTGACCGGCAAGGTGGGCGGGACCGGAATCCCAAGGACCTCAGGCGGGGCAGATGCCTCCGCCTACTGGGCGGGGCCGGAAGTGAGGTCAAGGAGCGGCCGTCGCGGCCTGCGCTCGTTGGTCAGGAGAGGCACGGTGGGCGGGGCCAGTAATCGGCGGTCCCTGTGCTGCTACTAGCGGGCATACTATGAGAATCCACGGCTCCGCTGGTCGCTAGTAGACCCTCGAGTCGGTTGCTGCCTGACTTCTGGCCCCTGGCCTGCCTGGCCCGGTAGGTAGGGCGAGGGCCGGGGGCAAGCAGACCCCTTTGGAGGGCGGGGGGAGGGACCGAGGGCCCAAAACTggctgcagggggtggggtgtgAGATTCGCGGacctcattggaaagactctccTCTAGGAGCCCTAAAGGCGCGGGTGGCATCCTTGGTCTGCAAGCCCGAGTGGCCCGCTCAGAATCCACCACCAGGTCACCTCTCTCATTTCCCACTTCTTCCCCGCTTCAGTCATTACCGGCCATCTGATATTCTCTGACTCCCAAGTTTCGCCTTAACCAGGGTTTGGTTCCCTTAAGTCTGGAGTATGACGGTGGAACGTAGGGCTCTGGGTGAGCTTGAACTATTTCCTCACATTCCCTGGGCTTCAGTTGTCTGATCTGCACGGGATAGAGTTGGTTCTCCGGTTGACCTCTGTGAGAGGTCACTGTCAATAACTGAGCATCTCTCCCCTGGGTCAGGTGTCCCGGTAGAACAGTGGCCAGCTCTGAGATAGCCTGTTCATTAAGACTCTTAGTTTAACTGGAAAATCTGTGAGTGATATATAAGTGATTTGGGCAGTCACCTCATTTTTCTGTGCATTTATCTCCACGTTGTAGATGCTTCCTCTGACTGCTATTTTTAATATCACACTTTGCTGACTCCCTCTTATCCTTCTGTGCTTGTTTTACAACTTTGTTGGTTGTCTCTTAACCCTACTAGAGATAGAAGTGCCATTGTGCAGGGAATGTTGTTCCTGCTGTATTCCTGGCTCCGGaacatgaaagtcactcagtaaatAGTTGGGGAATGTTGCCTAGATAGGAAGAGGTTTTGCTTGTGGTACCTGTGGTTCCTAGGAGAGTAACAGCCGTCTTACCCCAGAACTGCCTTGCCTCTCTTCCCACCCCGCaccccttcttcctttctgatgacGTAAGTCAGGAAAAGCAGGAAAGCCTACAAGTTTCACGTTTTGACTGCCTGGGCCTCCTGGAAGGCCAGGGAGGGAGAACTGAGGGGGAATGATGTTGACCCTCCTTCCTCAGGCACAGTGCCTCACCCAGGTCTCTGTCTCTGCAACAGGGAGATGACCTCTTTATAACCTCATTTTGCAGTGAGGAagatgaagctcagagaggctgaaCAGTTTGCCTTCTTTAGGTCCTGAAGTCAGGCACAGCCAGGGCTCCAGCGCAGGGTTCCAGACCTGTTCTCTGAGCATCCTTGCtgtgctgacatttatctttcTTCCTCCCATTATCCCATGTCTTCACCGTGTGTCTCTTTGTCCCTGGCCCTGGGCTAGGGACTGGGGCTTCAGGGATTCCGAAAGCTGGCTTCCCGGTATTTGGAGGCTGTGTCATGTCAGGGGAAGTTGCTTTTCAGTTcactttctgttttatataaCACTAAGCTCTGGATCTCACCTTCTTTCACTGGGTTGCTCTCTTAGCTCCAGAGTCTTGGATATGGACCTTCTTCAGTTCCTCACCTCCCTGTCTGTCCTGCTATTGTCTGGAACAGGAGTCACAGACACCCTGAGGTCCTCCCTGGACCCGAGCCTGGAGATATGTATCCTTTGAGGTTGGAGGTATTTTAGAGGGATCTATAAATGAGGTCTCTCTATACCCACAGTTGCTTGGGGGATTCCAGGGTAAAGCAGGACCCCACCCCCTCAACCAGTAGAAATCGGGGAGAAAAAGTAATGTGCTCTAACCAGATCTTGATCAAGTCAGTtctcttctgagcctcagttttcccatacaGATTGAGAAGGCAAGGCATATATTTCAGGACCCTGAGGACCCTGAGGATTTCACATGTACCTAGCACTTTCTGTGTGAGACCCTGGGCGGAGACCAAATCCTGGCATTTTGAGCTACCTACTAAAAAACCGGGTCTTGAAAGAGTGGAAACTCATAGAGAAGGGTGGGAGGGCACCCCAGGCAGAGTGTACAGTGTGAGCAGAGGAGCAGAGGTTCTGGGAACAGTGAAGGGTTGTGGGAGATGGTGGAAAGACCacagggaggggagggcgggggaCAGGAGCCAGGTCCTGACGGTTGTATTCAGGCTGTTGGGTGTGGAATCCTCTGTGAAATAATGATATGTTGCGGCATTCATATGCTTCTCAGACAGCTTATTCATTCActgggaagtcctagccatgCACATCTATGCCCCTTGCAGAGACTTGCTGGCCAGGAATGGGCCCTCTGGATCAGGACCACTGGATTGTCCAGGCAGGAGAGTTGGTGCCAGCTCCTTAACTTAATGGTGCTCAGACAAGAAGATGTTTGAGGTGAAGCGGAGGGAGCAGCTCTTGGCACTGAAAAACCTAGCACAGCTGAACGATGTCTACCAGCAGTACAAGATCCTGGATGTCATGCTCAAGGGGCTCTTTAAGGTGCACGCAGGCAGGGGGCAGCTCATGGCAGGCCTGGTCTTTGATCTGGGCACTGATGGATGAGTAGGAGTTCCCCACGGGGATGGTGTTCAGTGAAGGGGAAGCGAACCCACAGAAGATTTGAAGTAGGGCCTCAGTAAACAGGGCTGgggctggtctgggaagaccttgGCAAAGCCACTCAGCCCAGGCGGGCTTCCCTCAGGTGCTGGAGGACTCCCGGACAGTGCTCACTGCTGCAGGTGTGCTCCCAGATGGGCCCTTCCCCCAGGACGAGAAACTGAAGGATGGTATGGTCTTCCCCCCCGCAACCTTGATCTTCTCCAGCTGCTCCTTCCCAGTTGTTCTTGTcactcttcttttcctctctggaAATGCCCTCTTGCGGCACCTTCATGGAGTCTCTTGGGTGGTTGGGCACTCAGTATAAGATTCTCCGAGTGTTCTGGGCTCGTTGCAGAGCCAGGTTCTGCATCCCTGACACACATACAATATGTAGTGCTGTCCTGTGCTTGGGGGAGGGGAATCAGGGAGGAGCCTGTGCCCACTTCCAGTCCCGCAATCCTTGCCTTCACCACCCTGACCCTTCTGGTAGAGATGGCAAGGATTGTTCCcatttatagaagaaaaaaaactgagGTCTATTGAAGTGACTGGTCCATGGGAGCAGTTACCAGCACTCTTTACTGCTGTTCTAAAAGCCTTGACCTCCTTAAATCCTTTTTGAGACAAGGTGGGACcaacataaataaaagaatattctaTATCCCTTCATCTCCTCTTCCAGGAATTTCTCTCCAGTGGTAATTTCTCCCCATTAACTGGTTACATTCTAACAATAAAGTATGTTAGGTCACACTGTCTGAGGACAGAAGTAGCCTTTACATATTGAATGCTGGGCAGATACCATCTCTGATCTCCACTGTAACTGAGGAAGGCTCCATCAACTCCAGTTTCCAAGGGAAAGAGGACAGGTGGTTTGCCTGGCTCTTACCTATAAACCTAGCGAATTCCTGAGTTCTTTGTGGTTCAGGATTGTTCTGAAGCCCAGAGGTCCCTGCCCCACTTGTCTCAGACCCAGCCTGGCATATCTTTGGAGGAGTCCCCTTATCTCTTTGTGTGGTCTGGCCAGTGCTTGTAAGGACACGGGCCTTATCTATGGGGGGTCACTCAAACAGGCCTCCCCGCTGCAACCAGGGCTGGGTGTATAGTTAGTATTATTCACGCTAGCCTGGGTCAGGGGAACCTGCCACTGAAATGGACACTAAACTCAAACTGATCTGTTGACTAAAAGATATTGGTGGAAAAACTGACCAAAATCAAATAAGGTCTAGGGATTAGTTAATAGTATTGTATTGATGTTAATTTCCTGTCTTAGATGGTTTGTACAGTGGTTATATAAGGATGATAATATTAGAGGAAGCCAAGTGAAGGAATTTTGTGGTGTATTatgtaagtctaaaattatttcaaaataagaacttaagcattaaaaataaaattgaacatatactaaaaagaaaacaagcccTGATGTGTTCCCTGGCCATCCTAATAGAACTGACCCCTCACAGACACTAGTTAACACCAGGACCCAGCTCTGGACATTATGGTACCAAGTTGGGGAGGTTAGCAGCAAAGCCTCATGGGATGCAAATGCCTCCATCTgtgcaatggcacccctctctgGTCTCCACGGCAAACGAGTGTTCTGAGCTGCAAGGTATAGGGGAAGAAGCATGtcctttggagtcagacagatctgGGTTTGCAGCCCAGGTTTGCTGCTCCCTAGCTGTCAGCTTCAGTTTCCCATGTGTGAAATGGGAATTACAGCCACATGTCTCTCTGAAGGTGGTTTTGATGATTTGGTGACATGAATCCCTCAATACTCACTGCACATGTGGTCAGCAGCCTGTGTGCAACAGGCCCTGTTCCCTTCTCTGGTTAGTGGGCTTGTCGCTGTCCTCTGGAGGGTGTGTAGGGCTGGCCAGGAGGCTGCAGAGGGCCATCTCTGCCAGCCACTCACCAGAGTCCTCTTGCCAGCTTTCTCCCAAGTGGTGGAGAACACGGCCTTCTTCGGCGACGTGGTGCTGCGCTTCCCAAGGATCGTGCACCACTACTTTGACCACAACTCCAACTGGAACCTCCTCATCCGCTGGGGCATCAGCTTCTGCAACCAGTCGGGCGTCTTTGACCAGGGCCCCCACTCACCCATCCTTGGCCTGGTAAGGACTGGGGCGGAGGAGGTCCGGGAGCCCGCTATGTGGTTGCACCATGAGCCTCCTTCAGTGGGGCTTGAATGTCAACCCTTGGTTGCATTTTCTCTGATAAGCCTCCAGGCCACTTTGAGGTGCCATTTCAAGGGCTTCTGTGTTGATCTTGGTGCCTGGGGGTCATCACCTGGCCCACATCCATCCCAGCCTTGGAGGGAATGGCCTGCGGGGGAGCAAGATGCGGGAGAAGGCAGACGATGACTAGCTTTTCCTCATCCGCAGATGGCCCAGGAGCTGGGGATCAGCGAGAAACACTCTGACTTCCAGAACCCATTTAAAGTAGACCGCACAGAGGTGAGCTGCTGGGGCCTGTGGCCCTGTCTGCACTGCGTCTGCAGGGCCCTGGGAGGCCAGGGCCAGCAGGAGCTGCAGCACCTAGAGTGGAGTGTGAGGGCTTTGGACTTGGAGCCGGAAGTGCCTGGGTCTGGGTCTAACCTACCTCTCACTCACTGGTACCTTTGGGCAAGCTGCTGGCCCTGTCTTAGTCTCAGCTTCCTCTCTGTCCATGCGAGGTGAACCTCAGCTATGGGGGTAGTGAGGGGCTATGAGGACATCCATCCCAGGGCACAGTAGGCACTGTTCACGCCAGGTGAATGGTAGGGAAGCCATGGGAGGTCAAGCGCTGCTTCTCTGCCCTTGAGCCTCTGAGCACCCAGCCAGCTTTCTGTCCCACATTTCTGCACGTGTTCTCATCCTAGAGCTGAAGTGAGCTTTGAGGGCTGGAGGCCGCAGGGGGAGCAGGACAGACAGCAGAGGGTAGGGTGGGGTCAGAGTGGCTGGGCAGGAAGGGCTGGAGGACTGGCCTCTGCAAAAGACAAGCTCTCCCCAAGTGTCGGGGGGTTACCGCTGAAGGTCTAGGATTTTGCTACTGTTTCATGGATGCTGACAGGTTAGAGACATCAGAGTTCATTACAGCGAAAGCAGTTGCTGTTAACCTGGTCATGTGGGTTTGCCTTATTTCCCAAGTCTTTGTTGGTGGAGAGAGGTGAAGCAGAGGGGTCCAGACAGATGCCAGTGGGTTTGTATCAAGCTGAGAAACACCAAGCTTGGGAAATCCACCACCTTTGTAGTGAAACAGAAGCAAACGTGGTCTTTGTTTGTAGGCAGACATTACCTCATCCTTCAAGGTAACTTTTTGTAAGCACGACCTGAGAAATAGCTCAGGTACAGAGGGGTCAGGTGTACCCAACAAGAATGCAGGGATGCTCAGGGCCATAGAGAGGATTCCATACACACTcctaccaccaccacacacaccagTCCATCCACCAGCCCTCTGTGTCTTGGCTTAACTAACATTTCTACATGAATGCCTTATTCCACATCATAGTCTGATCAGTAGAGACTAGGACCACATTTGTTTAGTTCATCTCAGGCTGCTGTCAGTAGGACTGTAACTAGCAAGATGAGGCCACGTGCCGTGTTGATCTTAACCATATGCTCCAGGGTCCTGAACTCAAGCAGCTCTGATAAGTCCTGGGGGATCAGTAGAACTTATATTAGAAAATTAGGATGTCATATGAGACCAATCTATTACCTCTTACCACCCACACAAGAGTTCAGACTGAGCTGCTGATCTTCAGTGTCATTGCTAGTGGCTACCAGggccagtttgtgtgtgtgttcagttgctcagtcatgtccagctctgtgcgaccccgcagacggtagcatgccagactcctctgagcataggattttccaggcaggaatactggagtgggttgccatttccttttccaggagatctttccaacccagggatcgaacctgcatctcctgagtctcctgcactgcaggcagattctttaccactgagccatcggggaagcctcATACTGGGGCCAGTAGGTAGACCCAAAGCCATCTTCATGTGCATTGGGGAGGCATTCCATGGTCCACTGTCTCCCACTTGATTTGGGTCACCATTGCATTGTTTGAGCTAAACAGTAGGGGCAGTGTTATCATGGAGTTGTTCAGCTGCCTCAGTTGCCCTGTGTGGTATAACCCAAGGTCGATCAGGGATCAGGACAGGTGGAAGGATCCATACCAAGGTTGGACTGAAACAAGGTTGTACTGGTCTGTGTGTCTGCGCAGGGTTACTTCGGGAGCTGCCTTTGATGGCAGCAGGCAGAACCAGATAGTTCAGCAGTGACCTCGTCTATGTGAATTTTCCTGTCACGTGGTTGA includes these proteins:
- the CCDC134 gene encoding coiled-coil domain-containing protein 134; translated protein: MDLLQFLTSLSVLLLSGTGVTDTLRSSLDPSLEIYKKMFEVKRREQLLALKNLAQLNDVYQQYKILDVMLKGLFKVLEDSRTVLTAAGVLPDGPFPQDEKLKDAFSQVVENTAFFGDVVLRFPRIVHHYFDHNSNWNLLIRWGISFCNQSGVFDQGPHSPILGLMAQELGISEKHSDFQNPFKVDRTEFISSTDPFQKALREEDKRRKKEEKRKEIRKGPRISRSQSEL